The Juglans microcarpa x Juglans regia isolate MS1-56 chromosome 2D, Jm3101_v1.0, whole genome shotgun sequence DNA window ACGAtgttaatttaagtttttggaaTGCATTTCTTTCTGTTCAATTTTCCATTAAGATTGTGTATAATGGATTTTGGAATCTAAATTTGGGATTGAATACGATTTGAGTAAAAACTCCTCTCCATTCATGAAGAAGTTTTTGACTGCATtggtttttgtctttttgtttaatGTATACAGGTACAATGAACTCGAGCAGCCTGTCTGTAGGGTTTGTGACATTGTTTTGAAATCTGAATCCCTTTGGGATGCACACCAAGCTTCTCGTAAACATCATGAGGTGATGTTTTTACTAAACCCCGATCTAATGTGCGAAACCAAAACACACACCCACACATCACTGGCCTTCAATGATTTCCAAGCATTCAGTTGCAAGGACTTCTCCATTTTGGGGGTAGAACTTGCAGTAATAATGTTTGTGCTAGTTCCTCTACGCTTTTTGGCTTCAATTTCTGAAAAGAGATTCCAGGGAATTCAATTTACTAGAAATGGAAGGCACTAGCTGATTTTGGTTTCCTCTTCTTTCCATTAACTAGGGATGAAGAGGAAGGACACTGTATTTATGGTTGTTGGAGGGTTCAATGCCTCATAATATACTTGTAAAGGTATTCCAGAGTGATTTAAGCCCTCCCCTTATGGCCAATGTTTGTCACTAAAGATATCTTTTCGTGAGTTTCCAGTAGTTAACGCTTTACCaaaaatttatccaaaaaaaaactGTGGGAACATTGGTCCAGGAGGTAAAGGGTGGCCTTAAATACACTTGTAAGGGTTTCACttgttataatgattatatgtgGTGGGTTTTTTTTGTTCCCTATGTTTTTACTGACCTGAATGAGTTTTTACTAATGGGATGCTTATTCTGGGACAGGCAATAAATAGTATCAAAGCCAGTGCAGCCGGACTAACCCGGGTTAGCAATGCGAAATCTGAGCCCCATAAGGAGTTGTCTAAAGTTAAACCTGAACAGTCTACAGAGTTGCATATTGTTAAACCTGAATGCTCAATGGAAGTGCCCAAACGTCAGTCATCAGCTGTGCTTCCTCCAGATTTTTTTGATAACAGTGAGGCAAAAAGGCTAAAAACTGGTGAGAACTTGGATGTGGAAGAGGTGCATGGTATTTAACCTTAGATATGTATGAAGTTAGTATTTTGTCATTGACATTTAGAAAGTTTGAATCAAGTCCCTGAGATATATAAAAGGTTATGATTAAGtccttttataattatttagaaaCTGAAACAGAAATTGTTGATACAGCTGCATTTTTTCACTGATGTGTTGCATACTTGTTTCTAATTGAGTGTGTTTTGGttgtaaaataatgaaaagaatctctctctctctctctctctctctgtgaaatTCAACTCCAATTTGGTGGTGACTCTTACTACACCACCttatctaaaaagaaaaaaaaactcttgcTGCACCAGATTTCTATACCTGCATACTTTGCTATTCATTTCTTCCACAAACACTCTAGTACAGAGTGGTTGAATGGTGATAATTTCAAGCTTTTGAAGGTGGTGATAAATTTAAGCTTTTGATGATGATTAGATAGTGGTTGAATGGTGATAAATCAAGTTTTTGAGAATAATCAATTCAATGGCATCTTCTGGTTTGCTGCCATGATGTAAATGTAGACCAGGTGCTCACTTCAGAAGGCATGTCAAACAGTAGACCAACACTAGTGTGCCCAATGAGAAGCTCTCTGCCTTTATCAAAATCTCCAATGATTCCATTTTCGTGAGCTCTCTAGTACAGCCCTCTCATTTGAAACCTTTGTTCTTCAAGttaaaaattagtttgaattgaCGAGGAGTTGATGCTTGAGGTATGAGAAACATTGGGATGGGTAGGGTTTAGTTTCCCTTTATTATTttcaactaaaagaaaaaaaaagcaaagaaaagaaaaggtagaaaTTTTGGACTGTGGAGATGACATATGTCATGTAGATACATGTCGATGTAATGAAACATTTCATGTCAGTGAAAAATAGCCCAGGTCTGTGATTTGCTTCATGGTTTTTAAACATTGCAACGTTTTTTATATCTCAGAGACTTGGCAGAAACTTTTAATTTTGGGTACCAAATAGGAAATTTACTAATACTTAAGAACAAAATAGGTATTTGCTTCATTGTCTATACTTCAGGACCAAAATAGGTATTTGCCCCATTATTTACTATCATAGCTGATCTTTATACGTGACATAAAACCAGTCCTACATGTATATGTTACTAGTAACAAAATCTGTTGGTTTGGACTTATTGATGCACTTTAGGAAAGGATTCTGTCAAGTCACTGGAGCCTGATTTATCCAAAAAGATGGTGACTTCTGCTCAACCAGAGGAGATAAATTTGGCTATTGAAATAGATAAATTGCCTAGTGCTAATGTTGCACAGGATATAAGTGTGCAGTCTGCTGGGGAGCATACAACATCAGTAGAGATTGCTGGTTTGGAAATCAAGCAAGTAAAAGGAGCTCTACCTGAAGGCTTCTTTGATAACAAGGAAGCTGACTTACGTGCACGTGGCATAAAGTTAGTTAAGCCGGATATCAAGTAAGTTCCTAGATCTACGTTATCTCTGCATCTTCACGCTCCAATATCTCCAACTCAAATCTGAAGACAAATGTGCTTTTTCTCCCTTTGTTGGAAAACTTTCCTTTTTGCTCTGTTCTACATTAGGAATGCATTATTCTCTTCACAGTTTGTACTTAGTTTTgtttgatgtattttaaattttggttcTCTATCAAATTGTAACAAAATTAAATCGTTGTTTCAGTGACAAGTTCCGAAATACAATGACTTCCTAGTGATTGCCCCATGATATCATCGGAAGGAAATAATTACTTGAGTGCATATgacttcatcatcattttcatgtTTTCCCCTTCCCTTTAGTGAAAAGTTCCATAGGACAATGACTTCCTGTAAACATCATCATTGTCTTCATGGGTTCTGCTGCTTGCATGGCATAAATTTGTGTTTACTACTATGAGGTGCTCTTTCTGCTGATCGCTGTGATTGGTGAAGGTTTTGATCTAAATAGCTGTGATAGCTGTGTATGGTTAGAAAATGAACTTCCTAAAAGATGTCATAATGAATTATGAAATTCATAGAGATGGCATGAATGAAAACGAGcatgagagggagagaaatgtatctattgtatatGGTTATTTAGGTAGTTTACATGTTTTTCATGAGATTATATATGATTAGATCATATCCAACGCTGCCACTGACTGCAAAAAAGAAAGTGGACTTAAATTGTGTGGTTCTACAATATCTACGGTAGGATTGATATAATAAAAACTATTATAGTTTGATGACAGTCCTACCAGTCCTACAAGGAATTTAAGAAGTGCATGGAATAATCTTTTTTGAAagttcttatattttttgtaaatggaACAGATTATAacattgaaatattatttgattgTTTCTAGAGATGAGTACAaggaatttgaaaagttgatcCAAGAAGACTTGCAGGAGGTGGATGACCGTTTTGAAGAAGAGGAGGTGagggttataaattataattgcTAGCCTTCTAATTTGCGTGAGATCTCTTCACACTACAAACTTTAAATCATTGTCTTGGTTCCAATTGTTACTGCAGATTGATGCTGCTGAAATGATAGAAGAGGCCGAATCTGTTGAGCAGAAGTAAGTTCAGCTGTGTAAATACTCGGTTAGATTTTCACATGCTGTTTATCCAGCCTTTTTATGTTTAATGATCTCATTCCATTTCCTGCAGGGCCTATAGAGAGAAAGTTGAAATGctgaggaagaagaaattggAACTGCAGGTTGCTAGGTCTTCCAAACATGGTAAAGCTTCTGAGGTTGTTGGCAAGGAATCCAACCATGATGAATCATCCAGTGATGATGACAGTGATGAGAATTTTGCAGTTGATTGGAGAGCTCAACACTTGTGAACATTTTTTCCATGTCGCCGaacataaaactttattttttaattcattttagcGCCTTTCATAGAGGAGtcaaaactataaattattgtAAATATTCCTTTGAAAAGGTGTAAtttattgtttgaaattttCCGCTGAATTTAGCTAGATGACTCATGCATAGCCAGAGGTCTGTTTTTAATTAAAGTGGATGGCTCCTCTAGGTTTCAGCTAAATTTCAACTTTTGAATAGCCTTTGGCAGCAAAAAACCTTGAGGCGCATCGATAGCGCAATGGGTACCTTTCTTTTGAAAGTGGGTGGCATTTACTTATTAACTTTTCTTCGATTCACTTTTCTCGTTTTCCGAActtcttttcacttttatttttacaattcttgTACAAGCAGGTTGGTACGCCAACCTGTGTAccaaatgttattttaatatttttgtcagATGCTATATACtgtttaaatgattattttaattttaatttatcaattGTCAGATGCCACAAAACCTCGAtgcagagtgagagagagagagagagagtccatCTGTCTCTCAAAATCGGCGATGGCAAAGAAGAGGAACAAGAAGAAACGAAAAGCTGACGTTTTAATGTATATATCCGAAGAGACTGTTACAAATCTATCTCAAGCAATGGACACGTTAGAGTCTGGAGCTCAAAACTCAGCTTCTGGTGCTCCAATTAAAAAGGTGAAGAAGGGGAGACCAATGAAGAGATCTAAAAATGTCCGAAAGGCcaaatctataaaaaaagtcATATCTAAAAATGAGATGTACGTTGAGAAAAACTTGAAGCATGAACACAAAAAAACAAGAACTGCAATCTGCCAAAACTCTGTAGGACTGAAGAATCGAGGATCCCAATCTACTGGGCCATACGTTATCGAAGTGGCTTAGAATCATCAAATCCTTCATGTGATCTTTGCATCAGTTTTGGTATATTTTCGTTTACAACAGGGTAGTTAATATTACATTTTTGTCTTAGCTTTAGAGTGGATTTTTTGGGAGTGGTTACTGGTGGTATGTTTTAGCTAGTTCAGCTTATgagaatttcattttcattatagTCAACATGTCAATGGTTTGTGGTATTGAAGATTACGATTTGTATAGCTTGTCATAACTACACTGCTAGCTATTTTATGTTAtggaataataaaaattgttcaGAAGCAGCTAAAGGAGAGAAAGAACAGTACTAAGAAAATTGTGGAGTGAAGAAGTCAAGGCTTTAGACACCAAGGGTGGAAAGAGGAAATAGTTTTCATTTTGTGGGTCCCATGCCTGACGGGTGTGCAAAGTTGCTTGCGTTTagagtttttcttatttttatgttcagttttaaaatatgaagaaatattaatatatagtagtgtaattgtaaaatataaaaaaaaaataataattattaaaaaaaaatattattctaaattatgacatattagaatattattttttaataatttagaattATTGATATGATAATATCATCAAATTGTcagaaatttttaaataaagaaaaaaaatgatggtcCAGCTAGGGTCAATCCAACGGATCTTGGTGGTAATTGAAGATGTCAATGGTTTGTGGTATTGAAGATTACGATTTGTATAGCTTGTCATAACTACACTGCTAGCTATTTTATGTTAtggaataataaaaattgttcaGAAGCAGCtaaaggagaggaagaacagTATTAAGAAAATTGTGGAGTGAAGAAGTCAAGGCTTTAGACACCAAGGGTGGAAAGAGGAAATAGTTTTCATTTTGTGGGTCCCATGCCTGACGGGTGCGCAAAGTTGCTTGCGTTTagagtttttcttatttttatgttcagttttaaaatatgaagaaatattaatatatagtagtgtaattgtaaaataataataattattaaaaaaaaaaatattattctaaattatgacatattagaatattattttttaataatttagaattATTGATATGATAATATCATCAAATTGTcagaaatttttaaataaagaaaaaaaatgatggtcCAGCTAGGGTCAATCCAACGGATCTTGGtggtaattgtaaaatataaaaaaaaaattatattattattaaaagaataatattattattctaattttttgtcaaaaatttttacatttttatgttcagtttaaaaatataaagaaatattaatatataatagtgtaattgtaaaatataaaaaaatttatattattattaaaagaataatattattctaaattatgacatattagaatattattttttaataatttagaataataatattattagaattttttgatatatagaaatttttaaataaagaaaaaaatgatggtcCAGCTGGGGTCAATCCAACGGGTCTCGGTGGAGCCAGGATGGCACCGGCCCGTTATCCTTCCACTGCCAGGAGCGGGAGGTAGTCGCTGCTCTGTGGAACCAGCCTCACGCTGTGCCCTCCACTTTAGGAACCACGCCACCCAGGCCTTCGCCCAAATCACATGGCCCAGCTCTCGGCTTGGAACGGGCGGGCCAGTAGTTAAGCCATTAGAATCCGACCAGGTGGATTAGACCAGCGTCCCATTACTTTGATGCCCCTACTCAGGTTACAGGATCGCGTTACTGAGCCCGGCGAGCATTCTCTTTCTGTTTTGAGATTATAAAGTATTGAATATCTTTGCTTCTTATCAATGTGGGATTGCGCTCTTCATTTGTTCTCACTTTTCAAGTTGGGGAACGCGTAAAACCCCTAATAAAAGAGCGCCCTTGACGAAGCCAGGTATCGAAACCCAACTCCTCCAAGTTAGTTTTTTATTCCTGAAACAGGCAGCATTCCCTTTCCCAACTCCCTCGGTAATTGAGTTGATTgccttttcattactattttcttactacttattttatatttaattaattaatttatttaatagttaaagaagtcactattaataaaattatatattttttaatttttttttaatagttaaggatgttaaaaaaatatttaaaagaaaataataaaaaaataaaaaatttaaaatgaattatgaatagtaataaagtagTAACTCTACCCTATTTTTaagcgtgtatatatatatatgaatgtgtgCTGGATCGTCATTAGAAACACTTGGCTTCGGACTCCAGATAATTTTCTTAATGGGGAACTGTACATAAATAGGCATTAGGGGCGAGAAATCCCCCCAAGTCCCTTCccgaaaaaattgaataaagaaTTTATTACTCTTTCGGTAAGTAAATTGGGTTTATTGAGAATCAACTGGGGGGCTCCAACTATCACTCGATAATAATCGCAGCGGTATAGGGCACTGAAAAAAAGGGAAGTAAACTCCAACTTTGTAGGAGCTCACAGATCTAAACTCCCAGTTTTATTTAATGGCATTATTAGTAGGGAGGGTGACTTGGATTCCTCGATATCTGAGTCTGCAGAGATTGGATTTGGATCTGTAGAAGTTTGGATATGCAGAATCACATCTTGAATCTGTTAAAGAGTCTcatgtaaataatatatatggaaagttgaTATATGGTAGTGGCTATAGTAGTAGGTGTTCTGAACTTCTGATAGGGAAGAGGGTGGAAGGTGGGGGCAAATGGCGATAGTTGAGGAAAGATcagaaaaatggaggaaaggACAGGGAAATGAAGGAGAGAAGGGAGAGCTTATCTCTGAAAACGACAACAACCCGCATAGTGTTAATCACTTAGCCAAATCACACAGCACTGCTGCTATCTCTATCTGAGTTTGCTTGCACATGTTATATGCAACTTACAGGGTTTATTTAAACCATCCATAACAAATCCCACGAGCAACATTAAGCATGACAATAATTCTTAGTGGACAGGAATACCAGCAACCTATAGATCAGTTTGTGTCCAAAGTAAAATGGCTTAAAATATGAACACTCAGATCTGTTCTGTGACACGGCAGATTTCCATTTCATATGAAGTGTATGTAGTGCATATTTCCCGCCGTATTTTAGTAATAGAAGTAGTGCAGCCTCCACCATGACCAAATAATAGTACTGGTGCCTCTGATGTCAACTAAAAACCTTCCCTTCCTCAGAATAGAGTGAATCCTTTTCCTCGAAAAGTGATATTATCTACATATCCACCTAAACTCGATTACGTTCTCTCCCACCTTCTTCTGAGCTCCTCCATTACCCCCAACAACTACACGGTTCCTATATAATAGTTCCTATAAATAAGTGCATTGTCTTATTGCAATAAGAACTCAGAACAAAGTTGTCTTGTGTGGCCCAGTTTTTATATGCAGGAGCCTTTGACAGTACTGATTCTAGTGGAAGAGGCACTAATCCATTTTAGACAATACTCTCACGAGGCTGGCGAATCAAAGGAGTTCTAGTCTCTGTTCAATCAGCACCCTGAAAATGAACATGCCACACTGGCATTGATGTACCTAACTCTCCACCTCCTCTTCACTTCCCACTTCGATTAATTCAATAATTGGATCTCATTTTGTTTTGGCAACTACATTAATGCATatggtttatttaattaatgtatGTGTTTCCATGACTAGCTTTTAAATATGCATTTCAAACATCTGGTTTGAGTTCGAGAGAAAATAGATTTTCAACTGTATTGAAtaaatatacatgatatttacagttataaaataCACAAGTACTGCTGcacactcattttcaaaagtgaataaatatttgactatatgaaaaaattaatgttttaatagTGGATtgcactttttttcaaaagagaaatattatttatcatctatataccataTACCAACATGTGACTtgtcatttttgttattttatttaaacacacatatttatacatcaatatgtgtgtatttaaatagaagaaaaaaattgacaaattaTATATCAGTGTGTAGAGTAGAAAATGACAAGcatgattttactttttaaaaagaatacgtGGTGTTTGGCAGCTCATTACAATATCTAGCATATATGAACAAGTTGGATACTTCGAtcttaaaaaaagaaggaaaccgTAAGCAGCCCACAAAACGAATGATTCGAGACCGAAGCAACCTCCATAAATTATAATCCATATATATCTACTTAACCGAACCAGATACATGATTTCCTAGCCACGTACATGTTCCAAGCCTTTAAGCACCACCATAAATATAACAACCGGACAAATGATAAAAACAAGTTTCTGTCACCCGtttataatgttttaataaattaaaccaCACACCATCCTAGACAATATATTATATTCCTCACATTCATTGCATTGATGAGTATTTTATAACTTTGTATGGTTTCTTAGTTTGAATTTTGGGTACGAGAGAAATATCCGGAAATGGAAAATATTATCAATACTTATAAATTTACACAATCATACctgcttataaaaaataaattattgataaaataatgCTACTACTCAGTatgtataatattatgcataaaattataaatatttatacgaTTACGATAATTGATgtatcatattttaatatttattttcatcaaagaAGACTAATATAGTAAGAGTGGGGCTTACAGTTAGGCTTACCgtctagtaatttttttttcttttttttttttcatatttttttaatatatttaaatatttttaaaaaataaaaaaatatatcaatacatttaaaattatttctttaattattaagtaagaaaaaaaattttcagcCGTCAAAATAAAGAGgtaaaatagttttattcatataataatattaataaataaaaaatcaatttaaaaactaataacgTGGATAGATCATGTTGACGGAGGCCAGCCCACCATCTGCTTCTGATCTTCTCATTCTTTCTgtcactttattttctttctaaatttcaaaccaGTTATTTGTTCCAAACGGGAAGCCGTTTTAGACGTCGCTGGCCGCTCCCATTTCCCTCGTGAtccctatttctttttttttttttttttttgtttgtcatTTCTCCAAAAGGTATACATACGCACGGTTAAGACTGCTCCATCCCTCcaatttcattttctgtttttcgTTTGGATAATGTGAGAGATTTATATATAGTTCCCTGGTTCTAATCTAACTAGTATTTAATATTCGAAGATGTAGTAGTATGTCATCAATGCGCTGATTTCTTGCTTGTGCAGGGAGTTTCGACCGCGTGCTGTTCATGAGAGAACCGTTCGTACGGGGTCCTGGTTAAAATCGGATTCGGGCTTTGCCGGATATGCCGGGGAGAGCGgcgaaggaggaggaagaggaggaggtggAGCAACGGGTGGAGGAGAATGGGGAGAAGTACGAATTGGAGGAGCTGAGGGACCGGATCAACTCGTCGCGTGCAAGTCGGTTCAAAACTGATCACGAACGAGTTGGGGCTCGAGCCAACTCGCCGCATATTCAGTCGCGACAGCCTTTTCCACGGCATCCGAGACCTCTCTCGAGGTTTTGTCATCCACCCCGATAACCGGTACGGCCTCCACTtccctctctatttctctctcgctttcatttttattttctgtaagGAAGAAGGTACCGGATGGGCCCGCTGCGCTACCCGAAGATTTGTCATTTGGTTTTGACTTCCAACTCTGAAGAATCGAACGGCGGGAGGTTCGACGGGTGGACGAGGTGGATTTGTCTTTGAAACTGAATAATATTTGGGTCGTGGTCATGGTGTAACTTGTAAGCCTATAAGGCTTAGTTGTCGCTGGTGGACCCCTTCTTTAGATGAGGACCCGTTGACAGGGACTGTGCCTTCAAGGCGGTCTGTCATGCAATTAGCATCGGCCTTCTTCCACGTGTGTCCAAACTTCAAACTGTTTAGTATGGGCTGCCCGTCAAAAACATGGGCCTAAGGccttaaataatttgtttattagCTACTCGAACAGTTTTGTTACCAACAAAAATGGAGAGTTAAgttctcgtttatttttatagatcagatcagataaaatgagttgagattaaaattaaaaaaattaaaaaaaatatttttaaaatatattttttaatattatttttattttgagatttgaaaatgttgaattatttattttaatttgtattaaaatttaaaaaagttgtaatgattaaatgagatgaaatgttttctgaaaataaacgagaccgaAAAGTTGCAAGTCTAGATTGAAAtccataataaaatataaataaagtttgAAATCAATCC harbors:
- the LOC121248128 gene encoding zinc finger protein 830 isoform X1, whose translation is MDAQARKKALFRAKLNAQKKDKRIDSPLVRYNELEQPVCRVCDIVLKSESLWDAHQASRKHHEAINSIKASAAGLTRVSNAKSEPHKELSKVKPEQSTELHIVKPECSMEVPKRQSSAVLPPDFFDNSEAKRLKTGKDSVKSLEPDLSKKMVTSAQPEEINLAIEIDKLPSANVAQDISVQSAGEHTTSVEIAGLEIKQVKGALPEGFFDNKEADLRARGIKLVKPDIKDEYKEFEKLIQEDLQEVDDRFEEEEIDAAEMIEEAESVEQKAYREKVEMLRKKKLELQVARSSKHGKASEVVGKESNHDESSSDDDSDENFAVDWRAQHL
- the LOC121248128 gene encoding zinc finger protein 830 isoform X2, translated to MPHNILVKAINSIKASAAGLTRVSNAKSEPHKELSKVKPEQSTELHIVKPECSMEVPKRQSSAVLPPDFFDNSEAKRLKTGKDSVKSLEPDLSKKMVTSAQPEEINLAIEIDKLPSANVAQDISVQSAGEHTTSVEIAGLEIKQVKGALPEGFFDNKEADLRARGIKLVKPDIKDEYKEFEKLIQEDLQEVDDRFEEEEIDAAEMIEEAESVEQKAYREKVEMLRKKKLELQVARSSKHGKASEVVGKESNHDESSSDDDSDENFAVDWRAQHL